Proteins from a genomic interval of Stenotrophomonas maltophilia R551-3:
- a CDS encoding pteridine reductase has translation MSDTTPVVLITGSARRIGAAIARQFHACGWSVVLHANTSSAELQQAAFDFDNVRPGSVLALQADLRDADALTDLVEQAVTHFGRLDALVNNASNFFPTPLGQVTAEAMDELYAVNARAPLLLSQAAAPYLRRQHGCIVNLTDLHGTDPMRDHIAYTMAKAALEMATRSLALELAPKVRVNAVAPGAILWPEQGKDDFAREALLARTPLARIGTVEEIAEAVYWLVADASFVTGHTLRVDGGRTVS, from the coding sequence ATGAGCGACACCACCCCCGTGGTCCTGATCACCGGCAGCGCGCGCCGGATCGGTGCGGCCATTGCCCGCCAGTTCCATGCCTGTGGCTGGTCGGTGGTGCTGCATGCCAACACCTCCAGCGCCGAGCTGCAGCAGGCCGCGTTCGATTTCGACAACGTGCGCCCCGGCAGCGTGCTGGCGCTGCAGGCCGACCTGCGTGACGCCGATGCCCTGACCGATCTGGTGGAACAGGCCGTGACCCACTTCGGCCGCCTGGATGCGCTGGTCAACAACGCCTCCAACTTCTTCCCTACCCCGCTGGGCCAGGTCACCGCCGAGGCGATGGACGAGCTGTATGCAGTCAACGCACGGGCGCCACTGCTGCTGTCACAGGCGGCAGCTCCGTACCTGCGCCGCCAGCACGGCTGCATCGTCAACCTGACCGACCTGCACGGCACCGACCCGATGCGCGACCACATCGCCTACACGATGGCCAAGGCCGCGCTGGAGATGGCCACCCGCTCGCTGGCGCTGGAACTGGCGCCGAAGGTGCGGGTCAACGCAGTGGCCCCCGGCGCGATCCTGTGGCCGGAACAGGGCAAGGACGATTTCGCCCGCGAGGCGCTGCTGGCGCGCACGCCGCTGGCGCGGATCGGCACCGTGGAAGAGATCGCCGAGGCGGTGTACTGGCTGGTGGCCGATGCCAGCTTCGTCACCGGCCATACCCTGCGCGTGGATGGCGGGCGTACGGTCAGCTGA
- a CDS encoding class I SAM-dependent methyltransferase, translating to MQPTFPLPEADALAHSDQLAAALRAEILAQGGAMPFSRFMELCLYAPGWGYYSAGASKFGGSGDFTTAPELGSLFAGSVANALAPVFAQLGAQARMLELGGGTGAFAEAVLLRLAELDALPARYAILEPSADLRERQQQRLQQNLPAELAARVDWVDRPFEEDWEGVVFANEVIDALPTPRFLIRDGEVYEETVELDGDGNFIRGAQPADVLLNGAVRHLERYLEKPFAEGYRSEVLPQLPYWLQAVAGGLQRGAMLFVDYGYNRGEFYMEDRDDGTVRAFYRQHVHNEIYRWPGLQDITASVDFTAMAEAGMHAGFELAGYCSQASFLLGNGLDQVLLLAEERTDEVGRIQLRDQVKKLTLPTEMGERFQAIGLQRDVDFEPAFELGDLSWRL from the coding sequence ATGCAGCCCACGTTCCCTCTGCCCGAAGCCGATGCCCTGGCCCACAGCGACCAGCTGGCCGCCGCCCTGCGCGCTGAAATCCTTGCGCAGGGCGGGGCGATGCCGTTCTCGCGGTTCATGGAGCTGTGCCTGTATGCCCCCGGCTGGGGCTATTACAGCGCCGGCGCCAGCAAGTTCGGCGGCAGCGGCGATTTCACCACCGCGCCCGAGCTCGGCAGCCTGTTCGCCGGCAGCGTGGCCAATGCGCTGGCCCCGGTGTTCGCCCAGTTGGGCGCTCAGGCGCGCATGCTGGAGCTGGGCGGCGGCACCGGCGCCTTCGCCGAAGCGGTGCTGCTGCGCCTGGCCGAGCTGGACGCACTGCCGGCGCGCTACGCCATCCTCGAACCCAGTGCGGACCTGCGCGAGCGCCAGCAGCAGCGCCTGCAGCAGAACCTGCCGGCCGAGCTGGCCGCGCGCGTGGACTGGGTCGACCGCCCGTTTGAAGAGGATTGGGAGGGCGTGGTGTTCGCCAACGAGGTGATCGACGCGCTGCCGACTCCACGCTTCCTGATCAGGGACGGCGAGGTCTACGAGGAAACCGTCGAGCTCGATGGCGATGGCAACTTCATCCGCGGTGCGCAGCCGGCCGACGTCCTGCTCAACGGTGCGGTGCGCCATCTTGAACGCTACCTGGAAAAGCCTTTTGCCGAGGGCTACCGCTCCGAAGTGCTGCCGCAGCTGCCGTACTGGCTGCAGGCGGTGGCCGGTGGCCTGCAGCGTGGCGCGATGCTGTTCGTCGACTACGGCTACAACCGTGGCGAGTTCTACATGGAAGATCGCGATGACGGCACCGTGCGCGCGTTCTATCGCCAGCACGTGCACAACGAGATCTACCGCTGGCCGGGCCTGCAGGACATCACGGCGTCGGTGGATTTCACCGCGATGGCCGAGGCCGGCATGCACGCCGGTTTCGAGCTGGCCGGTTACTGCAGCCAGGCCAGTTTCCTGCTTGGCAACGGCCTGGACCAGGTGCTGCTGCTGGCCGAGGAACGCACCGATGAAGTGGGGCGCATCCAGCTGCGTGACCAGGTGAAGAAGCTGACCCTGCCGACCGAGATGGGCGAGCGCTTCCAGGCCATCGGCCTGCAGCGCGACGTCGATTTCGAGCCGGCGTTCGAGCTGGGCGACCTGAGTTGGCGCCTGTGA
- the folK gene encoding 2-amino-4-hydroxy-6-hydroxymethyldihydropteridine diphosphokinase yields MTTVLLSLGSNVQPRRYLHAAVTALRERFGALQVSPAYRTAAVGFDGPAFLNNAVAIETDLPLQELDNWLHALEDAQGRDRSGPRFSDRTLDIDVVFYGDLVVEGPGHLRIPRPELKHAFVLKPLADIAPEFVDPVSGQDLATLWRAHRQFGEAFEVVDLE; encoded by the coding sequence ATGACCACCGTGCTCCTGAGCCTGGGCAGCAACGTCCAGCCCCGCCGCTACCTCCACGCCGCGGTGACGGCCCTGCGCGAGCGCTTCGGCGCGCTGCAGGTGTCACCCGCCTACCGTACTGCTGCGGTCGGCTTCGATGGCCCGGCCTTCCTCAACAATGCGGTGGCGATCGAGACCGACCTGCCACTGCAGGAACTGGACAACTGGCTGCATGCGCTGGAAGACGCGCAAGGGCGTGACCGCAGTGGCCCGCGCTTTTCCGACCGGACCCTGGACATCGATGTGGTGTTCTACGGCGACCTGGTGGTGGAGGGCCCCGGCCACCTGCGCATCCCTCGCCCGGAGCTGAAGCATGCCTTCGTACTGAAGCCGCTGGCGGACATCGCGCCGGAGTTCGTTGACCCGGTCAGCGGCCAGGACCTGGCCACGCTGTGGCGTGCGCACAGGCAGTTTGGCGAAGCGTTCGAGGTCGTGGACCTCGAATGA
- a CDS encoding 20S proteasome subunits A and B: MTYCVGIEVDEGLVFAADTRTNASLDDVRVHRKLHVFEYPGQAAYVLMAAGNLATTQLLVSRLVRDADERRTPNLRDMAHLFEAAAYVGQLLVDSQVKTEHSEHGHDGVNTQATLIFGGQVAGERPGLYMVYPLGNAIAASPETPYLQIGESKYGKPILDRILSPATRLEDAARTAIVSLDSTIRSNLSVGLPIDLALLRDGELRIGQQLRLGADSALYADIHQNWSRRLEQAVDSLPRFPWETTDRPV; this comes from the coding sequence ATGACCTATTGCGTTGGAATCGAGGTGGACGAGGGCCTGGTCTTCGCCGCCGACACCCGGACCAATGCCTCGCTGGACGATGTGCGCGTGCACCGCAAGCTGCACGTGTTCGAGTACCCCGGCCAGGCAGCCTACGTACTGATGGCGGCTGGCAACCTGGCCACCACCCAGCTGCTGGTGTCGCGCCTGGTCCGCGACGCCGACGAGCGGCGTACGCCCAACCTGCGTGACATGGCCCACCTGTTCGAGGCCGCAGCCTACGTTGGCCAGTTGCTGGTCGACAGCCAGGTCAAGACCGAGCACAGCGAGCACGGCCATGACGGGGTCAACACCCAGGCCACGCTGATCTTCGGCGGCCAGGTTGCCGGTGAACGCCCAGGGTTGTACATGGTCTACCCGTTGGGCAACGCCATCGCCGCCTCGCCGGAGACGCCCTACCTGCAGATCGGCGAATCCAAGTACGGCAAGCCGATCCTCGACCGCATCCTCAGCCCGGCAACACGTCTGGAAGATGCCGCACGCACGGCCATCGTCTCGCTGGACTCCACCATCCGCTCCAACCTGTCGGTGGGCCTGCCGATCGACCTGGCGCTGCTGCGCGATGGCGAACTGCGCATCGGCCAGCAGCTGCGGCTGGGTGCGGATTCAGCGCTGTATGCCGACATCCACCAGAACTGGTCGCGACGGCTGGAGCAGGCGGTGGACAGCCTGCCGCGGTTTCCGTGGGAAACCACGGATCGCCCGGTCTGA